GTGGACCGACTTTGAGGCACTGGCACTACGCCCGTTCGGCTGGCGCGAGGTATGGATCGGTTACGACCCGGCGAAGGGTACGCAGAACGGCGACAGTGCCGGATGCGTTGTCATCGCGCCGCCTGCTGTTCCGGGAGGCAAGTTCCGCATTCTGGAGCGCCACCAGTGGCGCGGCATGGACTTCCGCGCGCAGGCCGAATCCATCCGCAAACTGACGCAGCAATACAACGTGACCTATATCGGCATCGACTCCACCGGCGTCGGCCTTGGTGTTTACGAGAACGTGAAGATGTTTTTCCCGGCGGTGAAAGAATTTGTCTATAACCCCAATGTCAAAAATGCCCTGGTGCTGAAGGCATTTGACATCATCAGCGGTGGGCGTCTGGAGTTTGACGCCGGACACCTCGACATCGCGCAGTCATTTATGGCAATCCGCCGGACCACCACGGCCAGCGGCAACCGGCCAACTTATGAAGCCAGCCGCAGCGAAGAAGCCAGCCACGCCGATTTAGCCTGGGCGACCATGCACGCACTGGCAAACGAACCGCTACAGGGCGAAGCCGCCCACACCCGAAACATCATGGAGATTTTTTAAATGAGTAAACGCAGGAACCGCACGCGCACGCAGCCCGTGCAGCAACAGCAGATGAGCGGCGGCACGGCAGCAGAGGCGTTTACCTTCGGTGACCCGGTGCCGGTACTGGACCGCCGCGAACTGCTGGACTACGTGGAATGCGTGGTCATGGACAGGTGGTATGAACCACCGGTGAGTTTTGACGGGCTGGCGCGCACGTTCCGCGCAGCCGTACATCACAGTTCGCCCATCAATGTAAAACGCAATATTCTGACCAGTACCTTTATCCCTCACCCGCTTTTGAGTCAGCAGGCGTTTAGCCGTTTTGTGCAGGATTATCTGGTGTTCGGCAATGCGTACCTGGAGAAACGTACTAACCGCCTCGGCGGGGTGTTGTCGCTTGAGCCATCACTGGCGAAATTCACCCGGCGCGGCACGGATTTAGATACCTACTGGTTTGTGCAGTATGGCCTGAACACGCAGCCCTATGAGTTTACGAAAGGCAGCGTGTTTCACCTGATGGAGCCGGATTTGAATCAGGAAGTGTACGGCCTGCCGGAATATCTGTCGGCTATCCCGTCCACTCTGTTAAACGAGTCGGCTACACTGTTCCGCCGCAAATATTACCTGAATGGCAGCCACGCCGGTTTTATCATGTACATGACTGACGCGGCGCAGAATCAGGAAGACGTGGACAATATCCGTAAGGCAATGAAAAGCGCTAAAGGGCCGGGTAACTTCCGCAATCTGTTTATGTATTCGCCCAGCGGGAAGAAAGACGGCATTCAGATCATCCCGTTGTCAGAGGTGGCGGCAAAGGATGAGTTTCTGAACATCAAGAACGTGAGTCGTGATGACATGCTTGCAGCGCACCGTGTGCCGCCGCAGATGATGGGGATCATGCCGAATAATGTTGGGGGGTTTGGTGATATTGAGAAAGCCAGTATAGTATTCGTAAGAAATGAATTACTACCTTTACAATCACGTCTACTCGAGTTAAATAATTGGTTAGGTAGTGAAATAATTAAATTCAAAGAATATAAACTTGATTAAAGGGATGTAAAGTGGATAAAGAAATCACCAAAGCTTGGGCATTTAAAACAATTAACAAGCGTGAACTTAGGTATAAGGGTAATAACGGCTATGATGACAACCCTACTAAACGCTATACTTACGACAACTTAGTTGCAAATCACAAGAGAGTAAGCGATGGAGATCTAGTTGTTATTTATAATAGAAAAGAAATCATAGGCGCAGCCAGAATTGAGTCCATACTAAAAAAAGACACTCTCAAAGAAATCAACAAATGCCCTACACCTGGCTGCAATGCAGATAAGCTGAGAACAAGAGATAAAAAAACACCAAAATGGAGATGTAGCAATGGTCATGAATTTGAAAAAGCAGACAAAGAGAGCATCCCAGTAACACAATACACAGTAAACTTCTCAAAATCATTTGTGAAGATAAAAAAACCATATCTATTACTGGAAGGGAAAATACTAAATCACAACAAACAGCTATCAATTCAGGAAGTAAAATTAGAATGGGCAAAGAATTTATTAAATGGAGTTGATGATCATCTTGAGGAGTTATCGCCGGATGAGTCTATGGAAGCGCCTGCAATTTTTTCAAAAGAAGATTATCGTGACATCGTTAACCGAAGCATTAAACAAAGAAGGGGACAAAAGTCTTTCCGGGAAAACCTCATCAAATCGCATCCTAAGTGCGCAGTAACCAGGTCTGAAATAATAGACATACTTGAGGCCGCCCACATATTCCCCTACAGAAATAGCTCACATAATCACATTAGCAATGGTTTACTTCTCAGAGCAGATATCCATACATTGTTTGATCTAAATTTGATTGCGATAAACCCTAACGACTTGACAGTTGAAATTTCTAAAATTTTGGAAAAAACAGAATATAAAAATTTTGAAAGAGTAAAATTAGAATTAAATCATTCAATATCAATTGAAGCTCTTTTAGAACGGTGGGAACTATTTTCCTGTTCTTAATTTTTTTGAGACCAACATTTTAGATGCTGGTCTTTTTCTAACTTCCCCTCAATGATCCTCATATGCCTTGCCGTCAAAGAGTGAGAATAAGACTGTATTATCGACCCCGAGATTACCAAGCAATTCGGAATTTAAACCTTGAAGTAAAGAATATTCTTCAATAAACCTTTTGAAAGCTGTACCTCTTTTACTCATACAGTTGAAAAAAAGAAAATTTGTTTCTGCAGATGACATCTGTGCACGGACGATTTTTGCATATTTTGTCTTTTCAACTTTTGAAAGAACAAAGCTCTCATCGATGTGCTTAAAGATCAGATAAAGATTTCGGTAATAATGGCCTAACTCATTCTGATTATTAAAGTCATCAAAAAACTTATTAACTGAATCAGTTAAACGGTTCGCACTATTGTTACCAGTGTCATCATAAACTTCGTGATCATAATTCCATCTAATCTCATCCAAGAAATCATCAAAGCATTGCCTGCCTTTGACGGAGTTCTCTGGATAAACTATTTCTATTGAAAATAAATTTTCTCTATGAATTTTTATTAGTTCAAATAGTAAGGTTTCAAAAGACTGTTTAGCGCCAAACTTTGAGGTTGTATA
The DNA window shown above is from Pantoea sp. At-9b and carries:
- a CDS encoding phage portal protein translates to MSKRRNRTRTQPVQQQQMSGGTAAEAFTFGDPVPVLDRRELLDYVECVVMDRWYEPPVSFDGLARTFRAAVHHSSPINVKRNILTSTFIPHPLLSQQAFSRFVQDYLVFGNAYLEKRTNRLGGVLSLEPSLAKFTRRGTDLDTYWFVQYGLNTQPYEFTKGSVFHLMEPDLNQEVYGLPEYLSAIPSTLLNESATLFRRKYYLNGSHAGFIMYMTDAAQNQEDVDNIRKAMKSAKGPGNFRNLFMYSPSGKKDGIQIIPLSEVAAKDEFLNIKNVSRDDMLAAHRVPPQMMGIMPNNVGGFGDIEKASIVFVRNELLPLQSRLLELNNWLGSEIIKFKEYKLD
- a CDS encoding HNH endonuclease; its protein translation is MDKEITKAWAFKTINKRELRYKGNNGYDDNPTKRYTYDNLVANHKRVSDGDLVVIYNRKEIIGAARIESILKKDTLKEINKCPTPGCNADKLRTRDKKTPKWRCSNGHEFEKADKESIPVTQYTVNFSKSFVKIKKPYLLLEGKILNHNKQLSIQEVKLEWAKNLLNGVDDHLEELSPDESMEAPAIFSKEDYRDIVNRSIKQRRGQKSFRENLIKSHPKCAVTRSEIIDILEAAHIFPYRNSSHNHISNGLLLRADIHTLFDLNLIAINPNDLTVEISKILEKTEYKNFERVKLELNHSISIEALLERWELFSCS
- a CDS encoding putative phage abortive infection protein, which gives rise to MIDSVCRWFRSKSLSVLIFLTISLTFVCAGFAVWKYWYQFHAFGLSDSTEKWGQFGDFIGGVLNPLLGLASIIIVCVTLYTTSKFGAKQSFETLLFELIKIHRENLFSIEIVYPENSVKGRQCFDDFLDEIRWNYDHEVYDDTGNNSANRLTDSVNKFFDDFNNQNELGHYYRNLYLIFKHIDESFVLSKVEKTKYAKIVRAQMSSAETNFLFFNCMSKRGTAFKRFIEEYSLLQGLNSELLGNLGVDNTVLFSLFDGKAYEDH